AGAGCTAGTGGAGGAATCAGCTCAAAAAGAGGTGTCTGAGGCTACGGGTAATAAAGGAGAAAATGAAAATGAGGGAGGGGAGAAAGAAGGCTCTGCTTTTTCTGTTTCTTTGGGTATAGAGTCAGAATGGTCATTTGACCGAGAAACTTTACTTTTAAATGAAATTTTTGACAGTATTACTCTCACTTTTGAAGTTGATTTTCCTTTGGTGAAAGTTCCTTTAGTGGAAGTGAGTGCTTTTGGTGACATAGGTGCTTCTTTTTATGTTCAAGCCGAGCCTTTACCTGACGGAGATTACCAACCTCCCTTATCAGCTATTTTAGAGGTATTGGGAGGAGAAATATTAGGGGCTGGAGTTGCTTCTTTAGTGGGTGCTGTGGGGAATGCGATGCCAAAGGCACAGCTACGCTGCCCGCAACTAACAGTGATGAATCTACCGTTGAAGGGGCGATAGTATGGGCTTTAGCGGAGGCGGTTTTCTCTACGGTAGCTGATGCTATTACTATTGCCAATGATTCAGATCAATTAGCCTATCAAACTGCGATCGGATTTCCTATTGTTGAGGGCGGATTTAAATTTCAGTTAGGGACCAAAAACTTTAATTTTAACGGTTCGGCAGGGGTTGAAGTGGGTTTAGTTTGGGGTATTGGCGATACTCCTAATGTGCAGTTTTTGCTTTTTCCTATCGATGCAGGGACAAAAATAGGTCCGATCGTTTTTGGCATTAGTTTACGCCCCGGTTGGACTTGGAGAACAGGAGAAGATACCGCAGAAAGTACAGGAGTTTCTAGCGAAGAAATTGATTCTACAGGGGCGCAGGTGCAAGGTTCATTATTAACCATTGATTGGGGTGAAAATCTTGATCCTGATTTTGTGCCTGATGGCAGTCAGTTTGTGGTGACAGTAACCGATCAATTTGGCAATATTACCACTATTCCCGTATTTCAGGTTTTAATTGATGGTAGTATTCTACAGTTAAGACTAACAGAGATAATTCCTCTTTATGCTAATTATGACTATGCAACGGGGGATAATCCTCAACCACAACCTAATTTAATTCAAGTTAGTTATAGCACTTCAGATGATAGTAGTTTGAATTTACAGGATACTCAGGGGGAGGTGATAGACTCTTTTTCCCTGACGGTAGCTAATAATACTCCAAATCAATTTAGTGCTTTTTATAGCCCCATAACAGGTAACAGTCAAAACTACTCTCGATTCAACAATGAGCTAATTCTCTATTTTGATACGACTTCTCTTGATATTAATGTTATCCCTGATGTCCGTCGATTTACTGTCACTGGTGCAAATGTTGAGTCGGTTTCCATTTCAGACAATACCGTTATTCTCAAACTAGATAATATACCTAGTAACAATGCGGTAGTTAATTATAGTAATCAATCAGGACAAGGTAATTTATTATTAACCGCCGATGAAAATCAAATTGCCTCTTTTAAGGTGAGTGGTAATGGGCAAATTAGCCAAATTACTCGGATTCTTGCTGTTAGCTTTTCCGATGAACTAGAAAGTAATTTTGTTCCTAATACTAATCAATTTACCTTAGAAATTCTCGATGATAATGGCAATGTCACGGAAACAATTAACATTAACGTAAATGGCAAAAGAAGTCCCTAATCTCAGCATAGCGGATTAGCGGATG
This is a stretch of genomic DNA from Cyanobacterium aponinum PCC 10605. It encodes these proteins:
- a CDS encoding SwmB domain-containing protein — its product is MGLVWGIGDTPNVQFLLFPIDAGTKIGPIVFGISLRPGWTWRTGEDTAESTGVSSEEIDSTGAQVQGSLLTIDWGENLDPDFVPDGSQFVVTVTDQFGNITTIPVFQVLIDGSILQLRLTEIIPLYANYDYATGDNPQPQPNLIQVSYSTSDDSSLNLQDTQGEVIDSFSLTVANNTPNQFSAFYSPITGNSQNYSRFNNELILYFDTTSLDINVIPDVRRFTVTGANVESVSISDNTVILKLDNIPSNNAVVNYSNQSGQGNLLLTADENQIASFKVSGNGQISQITRILAVSFSDELESNFVPNTNQFTLEILDDNGNVTETININVNGKRSP